The following proteins come from a genomic window of Pseudomonas putida:
- the plsB gene encoding glycerol-3-phosphate 1-O-acyltransferase PlsB, translated as MTRSPLRRLIFGALRRLLYLWVRSETINQSAMSLQLDRSRPVFYALPSPSLTDLAVLDHECTKAGLPRPVLPVAVGTLHEPAGFFYLTPDPDWLGRHDKRGAPPTLERVIAAVSQHAEEDAQIIPVSVFWGQTPASESSPWKLLFADSWAVTGRLRRLLTILILGRKTRVQFSAPIQVRDLVQHNKGHERTVRMAQRLMRVHFRNLKTAVIGPDISHRRNLVKGLVHAPLVRQAINEQAQRENIPVAKAEAQALRYGNEIASDYTYTAIRFLEVVLSWFWNKIYDGIKVNHIEQVQGIAPGHEVIYVPCHRSHIDYLLLSYLLFRNGLTPPHIAAGINLNMPVIGGLLRRGGAFFMRRTFKGNPLYTAVFNEYLHTLFTKGFPVEYFVEGGRSRTGRMLQPRTGMLAITLRSFLRSSRTPIVFVPVYIGYERVLEGRTYLGELRGASKKKESIFDIFKVIGALKQRFGQVYVNFGEPIRLAGFLDQQQPGWREQALGPQFRPAWLNETTTRLGETVARHLNEAAAVNPVNLVALALLSTSRLALDESALTRVLDLYLTLLRKVPYSQHTTLPEGDGQALIEHVRGMNLLAEQKDALGRILYLDEANAVLMTYYRNNVLHIFALPALLASFFHSSSRMSRDLLGQYVHALYPYLQAELFLRWAPEQLDEVIDQWLAALVEQGLLRRENDLYVRPAPSSRQFVLLTLLARTITQTLQRFYMATSLLLNSGQNTLSAEALEDLCVMMAQRLSILHGLNAPEFFDKTLFRHFIQTLVEQGVLRPDGNGKLGYHDKLGELAEGVAKRVLSAELRLSIRQVALHREHALEASIL; from the coding sequence ATGACCCGTTCTCCCCTGCGCCGCCTGATCTTCGGCGCTCTGCGTCGCCTGTTGTACCTGTGGGTGCGCTCCGAGACCATCAACCAGTCCGCCATGAGCCTGCAGCTCGACCGCAGCCGCCCGGTGTTCTATGCACTGCCCTCGCCATCGCTCACCGACCTGGCCGTACTCGACCACGAGTGCACCAAGGCGGGGCTGCCGCGTCCGGTACTGCCGGTAGCTGTGGGCACGCTGCACGAGCCGGCCGGCTTCTTCTACCTCACCCCCGACCCGGACTGGCTCGGCCGCCACGACAAGCGCGGCGCGCCTCCTACCCTTGAGCGTGTGATTGCAGCGGTCAGCCAGCATGCCGAGGAAGACGCACAGATCATCCCGGTCAGTGTGTTCTGGGGCCAGACGCCTGCAAGCGAATCGAGCCCGTGGAAATTGCTGTTCGCCGACAGCTGGGCGGTAACCGGGCGCCTGCGCCGGCTACTGACCATCCTGATACTGGGGCGCAAGACCCGCGTGCAATTCTCGGCGCCGATCCAGGTGCGTGACCTGGTGCAGCACAACAAAGGCCATGAGCGCACCGTGCGCATGGCCCAACGCCTGATGCGCGTGCACTTTCGCAACCTCAAGACTGCGGTGATCGGGCCGGACATCTCGCACCGGCGCAACCTGGTGAAAGGCCTGGTGCACGCACCACTGGTTCGCCAGGCCATCAACGAACAAGCCCAGCGGGAAAATATTCCCGTGGCCAAGGCTGAAGCACAGGCCCTGCGCTACGGCAACGAAATCGCCTCGGACTATACCTACACCGCGATCCGTTTCCTGGAAGTGGTGCTCAGCTGGTTCTGGAACAAGATCTACGACGGTATCAAGGTCAACCACATCGAGCAGGTGCAAGGCATCGCACCGGGCCACGAAGTCATCTATGTACCCTGCCACCGTAGCCACATCGACTATCTGCTACTGTCGTACCTGCTGTTTCGCAACGGCCTGACGCCACCGCACATCGCTGCCGGCATCAACCTCAACATGCCAGTGATCGGCGGCCTGCTGCGCCGCGGCGGCGCCTTCTTCATGCGCCGCACGTTCAAGGGCAACCCGCTGTACACCGCAGTGTTCAACGAATACCTGCACACCCTGTTCACCAAAGGGTTCCCGGTCGAATACTTCGTCGAGGGCGGGCGCTCGCGCACCGGGCGCATGCTGCAACCGCGCACCGGGATGCTGGCGATCACCCTGCGCAGCTTCCTGCGCTCATCGCGCACACCGATCGTCTTCGTGCCGGTATACATCGGCTACGAACGGGTACTGGAAGGCCGCACCTACCTGGGTGAGCTGCGTGGCGCCAGCAAGAAGAAGGAGTCGATCTTCGACATTTTCAAGGTCATCGGCGCGCTGAAGCAGCGTTTCGGTCAGGTCTACGTCAACTTCGGCGAACCGATCCGCCTGGCAGGCTTTCTCGACCAACAGCAACCCGGCTGGCGCGAGCAGGCACTTGGGCCGCAGTTCCGTCCGGCCTGGCTGAACGAGACCACCACCCGCCTGGGTGAAACCGTAGCCCGCCACCTCAACGAAGCCGCAGCGGTCAACCCGGTCAACCTGGTGGCCCTGGCACTGCTCTCCACCAGCCGCCTGGCCCTGGACGAAAGTGCCCTGACCCGTGTGCTGGATCTGTACCTGACCTTATTGCGCAAGGTCCCCTATTCGCAGCACACCACCCTGCCCGAAGGTGACGGCCAGGCGCTGATCGAACATGTCAGGGGTATGAATCTGCTGGCGGAACAGAAAGACGCCCTTGGCCGCATCCTCTACCTGGATGAAGCCAATGCGGTGCTGATGACCTATTACCGCAACAACGTCCTGCACATCTTTGCCTTGCCGGCGTTACTGGCAAGCTTCTTCCACAGCAGCTCACGGATGAGCCGTGATCTGCTCGGGCAGTATGTACACGCGTTGTATCCGTATTTGCAGGCCGAGCTATTCCTGCGCTGGGCACCCGAGCAACTGGACGAGGTTATCGATCAGTGGCTGGCGGCACTGGTCGAACAGGGCCTGCTGCGCCGCGAAAACGACTTGTACGTGCGCCCGGCCCCCAGTTCGCGTCAGTTCGTTTTGCTAACGCTGCTGGCCCGCACCATCACCCAGACCCTGCAGCGCTTCTACATGGCCACCTCGCTGCTGCTCAACAGCGGCCAGAACACCCTGAGCGCCGAAGCACTGGAAGACCTCTGCGTGATGATGGCCCAGCGCCTGTCGATACTGCATGGCCTCAACGCCCCCGAGTTCTTTGACAAGACACTGTTCCGCCACTTCATCCAGACCTTGGTCGAGCAAGGGGTGCTGCGCCCGGATGGCAACGGCAAACTGGGCTACCACGACAAACTCGGCGAACTCGCCGAAGGGGTAGCCAAGCGCGTGCTGTCGGCAGAACTGCGACTTTCGATCCGGCAGGTGGCCCTGCACCGTGAACATGCGCTGGAAGCATCGATCCTCTAA
- a CDS encoding YbaY family lipoprotein, which produces MKKLVMLCCASLLAACSSHTPSPQASLDGEVFYLQRIALPPSATLSVELQDVSLMDAPAVTLARQAGPVKGNVPLPFHLTYDPAQVKPGHRYAVSARIELDGKLLFINTEHHGVKLDGSDEQPIRIKVDPVR; this is translated from the coding sequence ATGAAAAAGCTCGTTATGCTGTGTTGCGCATCCCTGCTTGCAGCCTGTTCCAGCCACACCCCATCGCCACAGGCCAGCCTGGACGGTGAAGTCTTCTACCTGCAGCGCATTGCCCTGCCGCCCAGCGCTACCTTGAGTGTTGAACTGCAAGACGTGTCGCTGATGGACGCCCCTGCCGTGACACTGGCCCGCCAGGCCGGCCCGGTCAAAGGCAACGTGCCGCTGCCTTTCCACCTCACTTATGACCCAGCCCAGGTCAAGCCAGGCCACCGCTATGCGGTTAGCGCCCGCATCGAGCTGGACGGCAAGCTGCTGTTCATCAACACAGAGCATCATGGCGTCAAACTCGACGGCAGCGACGAGCAGCCAATACGGATCAAAGTCGATCCGGTGCGCTGA
- a CDS encoding DUF4197 domain-containing protein, protein MIRSSLRFTTLCAGLLLSASALALSLGDLSQKDAAGGLKDALTQGAQLAVKQLSTPGGFSNNPDVRIELPGNLGKAAKAMKMFGKGDQVTALEDSMNKAAEAAVPQAQAILVDAVKNMSVTDAKGILSGGDDSATQYLNKSSREQIRAKFLPIVKAATDKVGVVQQYNSFAGQASALGLGDAKSANVESYVTEKALDGLFEMIAKQEQSIRQNPAQAATSLAKKVFGAL, encoded by the coding sequence ATGATTCGCTCCTCCCTGCGCTTCACCACCCTGTGCGCCGGCCTGCTGCTGTCGGCCAGCGCACTGGCCTTGTCACTTGGCGATCTGAGCCAGAAAGACGCCGCCGGCGGCCTGAAGGATGCCCTTACCCAAGGGGCGCAGCTCGCCGTCAAGCAACTGAGCACCCCAGGCGGGTTCAGCAATAACCCCGACGTACGCATCGAGTTGCCAGGCAACCTCGGCAAAGCCGCCAAAGCCATGAAAATGTTTGGCAAAGGTGATCAGGTTACCGCCCTGGAAGACAGCATGAACAAGGCCGCTGAAGCTGCGGTGCCGCAGGCACAGGCGATCCTGGTGGACGCGGTGAAGAACATGAGTGTGACCGACGCCAAGGGCATTTTGAGCGGCGGTGACGATTCGGCCACCCAGTATCTGAACAAGAGCAGCCGTGAGCAGATCCGCGCCAAGTTCTTGCCCATCGTCAAGGCGGCGACCGACAAGGTTGGCGTGGTTCAACAATACAACAGCTTTGCTGGCCAGGCGTCAGCCCTGGGCCTGGGCGATGCCAAGAGTGCCAATGTCGAGAGCTATGTAACCGAAAAAGCCCTCGACGGCCTGTTTGAAATGATCGCCAAACAAGAACAGAGCATTCGTCAGAACCCTGCACAGGCGGCTACCAGCCTGGCCAAAAAGGTATTTGGCGCCCTGTGA